The genomic DNA AATTTAATATCCAAAAAAAGTTTTCATCAAAGTCAGATTGCAACTAAAGCCATCGCAAAGCTTGTGGCTATAAACTTATAAGCTTATAAACAAAActgcacacaaaaaaaaaaaatgcacaggCTAATTTTAATGGTAACTTTATTAAAGGTTCCATAACGAGCTAATTTGGTTGGAGAGGGGTGATGAGTAATTTGGTTAGATTGGATACCAATGTCGGTCACCTCAAAGCAGGATCTTTtaaagttcatttgaactggataatatttaatttgttatattaaaaatatatttttatctttttatttttttaaaaaataaaaatacttatcCAATATAATAAGCgaaatattatttaactcaaatgaactgaaaataATCTTAATATGGTCAGTCAGCTCATCTTTTTCCTCCTTTATAAATTATGATGACTCACCTCAGCGTATAAATTACGGAAGTTACGAATAAAACCTCAAACGTAGGTGTGGTTAGAAAGAAAAGTAATAATTTGGTCACTTCATTATCTTATCGTCCTTGGGAAGACTGGTtggtcaaaatttaaatctgAATGGCACTTTCGACACAAAGCTTTCAACAAACTTACAATATCACTGCGAAGCCTGAAAAGATGTCTCCTCCAATAACTAGGTCTTCAGCTTTTAGGAAGTTGCCAAGAAgttgctcttttttcttttgacgcCTCACCTCTGTGACCAACTTGTATTCTTGGCTAGCGTTGTTTCTTCTGCAATCCACTCTCAACGATGGCCTTCCACGGAGTTGCTtcgtcttcttcatcttcctcttccgATCGTCAATGGGATTACGATGTGTTCTTGAGCTTTAGAGGTAAAGATACTCGCAACAATTTTACCGCTCATCTCTACGCCGCTTTGGATCGAAACGGAATCAACACCTACAAAGATGATGTCAACCTCAAGAGAGGAGAGAACATTTCACCAGAACTTCTTAACGCTATTGAGAAGTCAAGGATTTCAGTCATTGTGTTATCTCAAAACTATGCATCATCTTCATGGTGCTTGGATGAACTTGCGAAGATCTGTGATTGTAAGGAAATGAAGGGACAAATCGTTGTACCGGTGTTTTACAAGGTACATCCATCAGAAGTACGATATCAAAAAAAGAATACTTTTGGTGAAGCATTTGCTAAACATGAAGAAAGATTCAAGGATGATCGCATGAATGTTCAAAGGTGGAAGACAGCGCTAACAGAAGTGGCTAGTTTGTCAGGGTGGCATTCAGAGAACAGGTATTTCTAACCACACTTTTTATCTTATCAGAAAGAATTCTAAATTGGTTAAAACTTTCATTTacattaaaatcatattttgaaaattagtcatttttttttaacacaaaatgtaattttacaaattttgtatTGGTAGGAACGAACCTGAATTAATTCAGGAAATCATCGAATGGGTGAATTCGATATTAGTAAAAGAAACATGCTTTCAAGTTGCCCCGTATCCTGTTGGAATAGAGTCATGTGTACAAGCTGTGAAGTCGCTTTTAGATATGGAGAATAAAGAAAGTATACACATGGTAGGAATCTTTGGAAttggtggaattggtaagacaactctaGCCAAAGCCATCTACAAATCGATTGCTTCTGAGTTTGACAATAGGTGTTTTCTTAGTGACATTAGAGAAACTTGCAGCCAAACAGGCGGTCTGATtagtttgcaaaataaacttctttctcGGATCCTAGGACGCTCAAGTCTAACAATTGACAATGTTGATGAAGGAATTGGTTTGATAGGGCAAAGGCTTCGCCTAAAAAGGGTACttttagttcttgatgatgtggatcagtccgtccaattaaaaaaattagctGGAAAAGTTAATTGGTTTGGcttaggaagtagaatcatcataacaacaagagatgaAAATTTACTAACTAAGCATCAAGTTTTAACATATGAGGTGAAGGAATTGGATTGCAATGAAGCTCTTCAGCTCTTTAGTTATCATGCCTTCGATAGAGATAGACCTAATGATGGTTATGTGGAAGTCACAAAAGATGCAGTGCGTTATGCCGGAGGATTGCCACTAGCTTTAGTGGTGTTAGGCTCTACTCTAAAAGGTAGAGATATACCTTATTGGGAAAGTAAATTGGACGagtacaaaagaattcctcacagtgatattcaaaataaacttagaataagttttgatggattggATGAAAATGCACAAAGTATTTTCCTTGATATCGCTTGCTTCTTCAAAGGAGAGAATGtagaatatgtcaaaaaaatgcTAGATAGTTTTGGTTTTATATCATATAGTGGCATCAAAGAGCTAAAGGAAAAGTGTCTTATAACTGAGTCGTCTCCGGGGTCATTGGTGATGCATGACTTGCTACaagaaatgggtagagaaattgttagaCAAGAATCACCTAGAGATCCTGGCAAGCGCAGCAGATTGTGGTTTCATGAGGATGTTCGGTGTGTCCTAGAAGGAGATATGGTaagaattatgttaaaaataccttttaattttacatttgtttatttttcattagtTAAGCCACTagtgtatgtttttttttttttttttcataaaaaatacttaaaagtACTtgcatgcaaatatatatatatgttgatacATATATGCCACGGAAAAGAATCAAATAAGTagaataaatttaatttcaaacccaatttaaaaTTACACCATAACTACAATAGAGTCCGACtgttttttgtaaaattgttttcaaataacaGGAGAGTTGATGGTTGATCAAACATACGCTCCTTTAAAAGGCTTCTAGCCTTCTACCCGATAGGATTTGGAAAGCCAAAGTTTGatctaagaaaaaaaaggcaaattactcttttgaaaatctaaaaaataataaataaaaaaagggcaATACAAAGACAAAGCAAATCGAGTATAAGCTTATTTCTTTTTACAAAGTAATAAAtgcatatatctatatatttatataaaatagatataaattttATCAAGACTAGAATTATAGTTTTAGCAAGTGTTAAAATATGTAGGACtttatattatcattttgttGCTACACTTAACCATACATTGTCTTGCTAGGGAACAAACAAAGTTGAGGGCATATTGATAGATTTGCCAGGTCCAGACCTCATAATACAGCTGAGTCCTAAAACCttcaagaagatgaaaatgCTCAGACTGTTTATAAACCGTAATGCACACTTTTCTGAAGAGCCTAATATTTACTCTAATGAATTAAGAGTGATAGATTGGGCTGAATATCCAGGAGAATCTTTTCCATCCAATTTTCGTGGAAAGAACCTTGTGATTTTAAGAATGGCTCATAGTCGCATCAAGATATTGGAAGGAGTTCaggtaaaatttttattatcatatttgtgtttttaaattctgttgtaaatttctttcaaagttcaaactaattttcctttttttttcttgacagcATTTCCAAAACTTGACAACTATGGATTTCTATGACTGTAAATTCCTTGAAACAATCCCGGATGTTTCAAGGATCCCAAATTTAGAGTCGTTGAAACTTGTTGATTGCGAATATCTAGTTGAGGTTCATTGTTCTGTTGGATTCCTTGATCAGCTTGTTGAGCTTATCATTACATCC from Corylus avellana chromosome ca6, CavTom2PMs-1.0 includes the following:
- the LOC132185522 gene encoding TMV resistance protein N-like, which codes for MAFHGVASSSSSSSSDRQWDYDVFLSFRGKDTRNNFTAHLYAALDRNGINTYKDDVNLKRGENISPELLNAIEKSRISVIVLSQNYASSSWCLDELAKICDCKEMKGQIVVPVFYKVHPSEVRYQKKNTFGEAFAKHEERFKDDRMNVQRWKTALTEVASLSGWHSENRNEPELIQEIIEWVNSILVKETCFQVAPYPVGIESCVQAVKSLLDMENKESIHMVGIFGIGGIGKTTLAKAIYKSIASEFDNRCFLSDIRETCSQTGGLISLQNKLLSRILGRSSLTIDNVDEGIGLIGQRLRLKRVLLVLDDVDQSVQLKKLAGKVNWFGLGSRIIITTRDENLLTKHQVLTYEVKELDCNEALQLFSYHAFDRDRPNDGYVEVTKDAVRYAGGLPLALVVLGSTLKGRDIPYWESKLDEYKRIPHSDIQNKLRISFDGLDENAQSIFLDIACFFKGENVEYVKKMLDSFGFISYSGIKELKEKCLITESSPGSLVMHDLLQEMGREIVRQESPRDPGKRSRLWFHEDVRCVLEGDMGTNKVEGILIDLPGPDLIIQLSPKTFKKMKMLRLFINRNAHFSEEPNIYSNELRVIDWAEYPGESFPSNFRGKNLVILRMAHSRIKILEGVQHFQNLTTMDFYDCKFLETIPDVSRIPNLESLKLVDCEYLVEVHCSVGFLDQLVELIITSCSNLRSFPKILKLRSLKYLEFFGCSMLKNFPEIDCRMECLEDIYFHDTGIEELPSSIRYLVGLKKLHLDNSKNLMNLPDSIHQLQHLESLGLNGCTGIKELPSSFGYMGKIERLLLNNCTNLTNLPDSIYQSQNLVYLSLNNCSKVRFVEKVEDNRQSIPSVVSLEESAISSGTELLQLLPSKNSSGSILMILLQ